One genomic region from Argentina anserina chromosome 2, drPotAnse1.1, whole genome shotgun sequence encodes:
- the LOC126805547 gene encoding protein FAR1-RELATED SEQUENCE 6-like isoform X1: MEMEEVCLNSEPVFDEGDEYALEGGQDIGVGETQSKQVPPQPTVGLEFDSFDEAYDFYNVFGKEKGFGIRVSNSWFRSKRKERYRAKISCSSAGFKKKSDANNPRPETRTGCPAMMVIKLVDSQRWRIVELELQHNHQVSPQIKRFYKSHKKMIIAAKNAQQQPDPVTEIHTIKLYRTPVMDVGCNGHSTVSETEGLNPIDHSNHLELREGDAVAVYNYFCRMKLTNPNFYYLMDLDDDGRLRNVFWADARSRAAYGYFSDTVAVDTTCLANKFELPLISFVGINHHGESVLLGCGFLGVESVDCYVWMLRTWLKCMLERLPQVIITDQCKPLQIAASEVIPEARHCYSLSYVMQRVPEKLGGLNGYEAIKRQLQKSVFESLKISEFETSWDEMIKRHELGNNKWLQTLYEDRKNWVPVYLKDTFFAGMIPIRENESLPAFFDGYVHKHTSFKEFVDKYDLALHRKRMKEVVADLESRTSSFELQTRCNFEVQLCKVYTREIFKRFQLEVEGMASCFNTRQVNVNGPIVTYMVKQRVEVEGTEKEIRCYEVLYETTQVDIRCICSLFNYKGYLCRHALSVLNYNGVEVIPSRYILPRWSRDFKRRHLLHEGSSNIDVNDPAYWHDHLYKLALPVAEEGAQSEVHYKTTLQALEELLNKFHLVEDTLNVTEQ, from the exons ATGGAG ATGGAAGAAGTTTGTCTCAATAGCGAGCCAGTGTTTGATGAAGGCGATGAGTATGCCTTGGAGGGAGGGCAGGATATTGGAGTTGGGGAGACACAAAGTAAACAGGTCCCCCCACAACCTACTGTGGGATTGGAGTTTGACTCTTTTGATGAAGCATATGACTTCTACAATGTCTTTGGTAAAGAAAAGGGATTTGGCATTAGAGTAAGCAATTCATGGTTCAGGTCAAAGAGAAAAGAGCGGTATAGAGCAAAAATAAGTTGCAGCAGTGCGGGATTCAAGAAAAAGAGTGATGCAAACAATCCAAGACCAGAGACAAGAACTGGTTGTCCTGCAATGATGGTTATCAAGCTGGTAGACTCCCAAAGGTGGAGAATAGTTGAATTAGAGCTTCAACACAACCATCAGGTGAGTCCACAGATCAAAAGGTTTTACAAGTCGCATAAGAAAATGATAATTGCTGCCAAAAATGCACAACAACAGCCAGATCCTGTTACAgaaattcatacaatcaagcTGTATCGAACGCCTGTAATGGATGTTGGGTGCAATGGACACTCAACTGTAAGTGAAACTGAAGGTTTAAATCCCATTGATCACTCTAATCACTTGGAACTTAGAGAAGGAGATGCTGTTGCAGTTTATAACTACTTTTGTCGAATGAAATTGACGAATccgaatttttattatttgatggATCTAGATGATGATGGACGTCTGAGGAATGTGTTTTGGGCTGATGCCAGGTCCAGGGCTGCGTATGGCTACTTCTCTGACACTGTTGCCGTAGATACAACGTGCTTGGCAAACAAATTTGAACTCCCCCTGATTTCATTTGTTGGAATAAATCATCATGGAGAATCGGTGCTGTTGGGCTGTGGCTTCCTTGGGGTTGAGTCAGTGGATTGTTATGTTTGGATGCTCCGTACATGGCTTAAATGCATGCTAGAGCGCCTTCCACAGGTCATCATTACTGACCAATGCAAACCGTTGCAAATTGCAGCCTCTGAGGTGATCCCAGAAGCTCGCCATTGCTATAGTTTGTCATATGTCATGCAGAGAGTTCCAGAGAAGTTGGGTGGACTGAATGGATATGAAGCAATCAAAAGACAGTTGCAGAAATCAGTCTTTGAATCCTTGAAAATATCTGAGTTTGAAACATCCTGGGATGAAATGATCAAGCGGCATGAACTGGGGAATAATAAATGGCTTCAGACATTGTATGAGGATCGGAAAAACTGGGTTCCAGTCTACTTAAAGGACACATTTTTTGCCGGAATGATTCCTATCCGTGAAAATGAGAGCTTGCCTGCATTTTTTGACGGTTATGTACATAAACATACATCTTTCAAGGAGTTTGTTGACAAGTATGACCTAGCTCTTCATAGGAAGCGAATGAAAGAGGTTGTGGCAGATCTAGAGTCGAGAACGTCAAGCTTTGAATTGCAAACAAGATGCAATTTCGAAGTGCAACTATGTAAAGTGTACACGAGAGAAATTTTCAAGAGGTTCCAATTGGAGGTTGAGGGAATGGCCTCCTGCTTCAATACAAGGCAAGTCAATGTCAATGGGCCCATAGTAACCTACATGGTTAAACAACGAGTTGAAGTTGAAGGAACTGAGAAGGAAATCCGATGTTACGAGGTTCTGTATGAAACTACACAAGTAGATATCCGATGCATCTGCAGTTTGTTCAACTACAAAGGGTATCTGTGCAGGCATGCCTTAAGCGTTCTAAATTACAATGGTGTGGAAGTCATCCCATCCCGATACATATTGCCACGGTGGAGTAGAGATTTCAAGCGCAGGCATCTTCTGCATGAAGGATCGAGTAATATTGACGTGAACGACCCAGCATACTGGCACGACCATCTTTATAAGCTCGCTCTTCCAGTTGCAGAAGAAGGGGCACAATCCGAGGTACATTATAAGACTACCTTACAAGCattggaggagttgttgaatAAGTTTCATCTTGTAGAGGATACCCTCAATGTAACAGAACAGTAA
- the LOC126782296 gene encoding extensin-like: MASSTNLSATLLIFSVLLYSSTLSTACGTYACRPAPEPPKPPPTPPPCPTPPTPAPTSITPEAASPTLAPTPALAPSTLAPPIASPALAPSTQAPPIASPALAPSTQAPTPALAPSSVAPTPIIPAPALAPPTLELTPITPTPVASALALLTPTPTPMIPAPAPAPATLTPEPMPITPAPSPLTPAPTPIILAPPSLAPCPSPITPALSPITPAPVSGTCPRDTLKLGVCANLLGLVNLQIGSPLTSPCCSLLEGLADSEAAVCLCTALKANVLGINLDVPIALSLLVGACQKTIPPGFECT, encoded by the coding sequence ATGGCATCTTCCACCAACCTCTCTGCAACCCTTCTCATCTTCTCAGTTCTTCTCTACTCTTCAACACTCTCCACTGCTTGCGGGACATATGCATGCAGACCTGCACCAGAACCACCAAAACCACCACCTACACCGCCACCATGCCCAACACCCCCTACACCGGCACCTACATCAATTACACCAGAAGCTGCATCACCAACATTGGCACCAACACCAGCACTTGCACCATCGACACTGGCACCACCAATAGCATCGCCAGCACTAGCACCATCAACACAGGCACCACCAATAGCATCGCCAGCACTAGCACCATCAACACAGGCACCAACACCAGCACTGGCACCGTCGTCAGTAGCACCAACACCAATAATACCAGCACCAGCTCTAGCACCACCAACACTAGAACTCACACCAATAACACCAACACCAGTTGCATCAGCATTAGCACTATTAACGCCGACACCAACACCAATGATACCAGCACCAGCACCAGCACCAGCAACCCTAACACCCGAACCAATGCCAATAACACCAGCACCATCACCTCTAACACCGGCCCCGACACCAATAATATTAGCACCACCATCACTAGCACCATGTCCATCACCTATTACACCAGCGCTATCACCAATAACACCAGCACCAGTTTCGGGAACTTGCCCGAGAGACACGTTGAAGTTAGGGGTTTGTGCAAACCTTCTGGGGCTTGTGAACCTTCAAATTGGATCTCCATTAACCAGTCCATGCTGTTCACTACTTGAGGGCTTGGCTGATTCAGAAGCCGCCGTTTGTCTATGCACCGCGCTTAAGGCCAATGTGCTTGGTATTAACTTGGACGTGCCAATTGCTTTGAGCCTGCTTGTTGGTGCTTGCCAGAAAACTATCCCTCCTGGTTTTGAATGCACATAA
- the LOC126782526 gene encoding pEARLI1-like lipid transfer protein 1 — MASSIKLSATLLIFTILLYSSRISSACGTCKPAPEPPKPPPTPPPCSPPAAAPPVPTPTPVTPAPAPGTETCPRDTLKLGVCADLLGLVNIQLGSPATSPCCALLEGLADSEAALCLCTALKANILGINLNVPISLSLLLSACQKNVPPSFQCE, encoded by the coding sequence ATGGCTTCTTCTATCAAGCTCTCTGCAACACTTCTTATATTCACCATCCTTCTCTACTCTTCAAGAATCTCCAGTGCGTGCGGTACATGCAAACCTGCACCGGAACCACCAAAACCACCACCAACACCACCACCCTGCTCACCACCTGCAGCAGCACCACCAGTACCGACACCAACACCAGTGACACCGGCACCAGCACCAGGCACCGAGACTTGCCCAAGAGACACGTTGAAGCTAGGGGTTTGTGCGGACCTTCTGGGGCTTGTGAACATTCAACTTGGATCGCCGGCAACCAGTCCCTGCTGTGCACTGCTTGAAGGCTTGGCTGATTCAGAAGCTGCCCTTTGTCTTTGCACCGCGCTGAAGGCCAATATTCTTGGTATTAACCTGAACGTGCCGATATCTTTGAGCTTGCTTCTTAGTGCTTGCCAGAAAAATGTCCCTCCTAGCTTTCAATGCGAATAA
- the LOC126805547 gene encoding protein FAR1-RELATED SEQUENCE 6-like isoform X2 produces MEEVCLNSEPVFDEGDEYALEGGQDIGVGETQSKQVPPQPTVGLEFDSFDEAYDFYNVFGKEKGFGIRVSNSWFRSKRKERYRAKISCSSAGFKKKSDANNPRPETRTGCPAMMVIKLVDSQRWRIVELELQHNHQVSPQIKRFYKSHKKMIIAAKNAQQQPDPVTEIHTIKLYRTPVMDVGCNGHSTVSETEGLNPIDHSNHLELREGDAVAVYNYFCRMKLTNPNFYYLMDLDDDGRLRNVFWADARSRAAYGYFSDTVAVDTTCLANKFELPLISFVGINHHGESVLLGCGFLGVESVDCYVWMLRTWLKCMLERLPQVIITDQCKPLQIAASEVIPEARHCYSLSYVMQRVPEKLGGLNGYEAIKRQLQKSVFESLKISEFETSWDEMIKRHELGNNKWLQTLYEDRKNWVPVYLKDTFFAGMIPIRENESLPAFFDGYVHKHTSFKEFVDKYDLALHRKRMKEVVADLESRTSSFELQTRCNFEVQLCKVYTREIFKRFQLEVEGMASCFNTRQVNVNGPIVTYMVKQRVEVEGTEKEIRCYEVLYETTQVDIRCICSLFNYKGYLCRHALSVLNYNGVEVIPSRYILPRWSRDFKRRHLLHEGSSNIDVNDPAYWHDHLYKLALPVAEEGAQSEVHYKTTLQALEELLNKFHLVEDTLNVTEQ; encoded by the coding sequence ATGGAAGAAGTTTGTCTCAATAGCGAGCCAGTGTTTGATGAAGGCGATGAGTATGCCTTGGAGGGAGGGCAGGATATTGGAGTTGGGGAGACACAAAGTAAACAGGTCCCCCCACAACCTACTGTGGGATTGGAGTTTGACTCTTTTGATGAAGCATATGACTTCTACAATGTCTTTGGTAAAGAAAAGGGATTTGGCATTAGAGTAAGCAATTCATGGTTCAGGTCAAAGAGAAAAGAGCGGTATAGAGCAAAAATAAGTTGCAGCAGTGCGGGATTCAAGAAAAAGAGTGATGCAAACAATCCAAGACCAGAGACAAGAACTGGTTGTCCTGCAATGATGGTTATCAAGCTGGTAGACTCCCAAAGGTGGAGAATAGTTGAATTAGAGCTTCAACACAACCATCAGGTGAGTCCACAGATCAAAAGGTTTTACAAGTCGCATAAGAAAATGATAATTGCTGCCAAAAATGCACAACAACAGCCAGATCCTGTTACAgaaattcatacaatcaagcTGTATCGAACGCCTGTAATGGATGTTGGGTGCAATGGACACTCAACTGTAAGTGAAACTGAAGGTTTAAATCCCATTGATCACTCTAATCACTTGGAACTTAGAGAAGGAGATGCTGTTGCAGTTTATAACTACTTTTGTCGAATGAAATTGACGAATccgaatttttattatttgatggATCTAGATGATGATGGACGTCTGAGGAATGTGTTTTGGGCTGATGCCAGGTCCAGGGCTGCGTATGGCTACTTCTCTGACACTGTTGCCGTAGATACAACGTGCTTGGCAAACAAATTTGAACTCCCCCTGATTTCATTTGTTGGAATAAATCATCATGGAGAATCGGTGCTGTTGGGCTGTGGCTTCCTTGGGGTTGAGTCAGTGGATTGTTATGTTTGGATGCTCCGTACATGGCTTAAATGCATGCTAGAGCGCCTTCCACAGGTCATCATTACTGACCAATGCAAACCGTTGCAAATTGCAGCCTCTGAGGTGATCCCAGAAGCTCGCCATTGCTATAGTTTGTCATATGTCATGCAGAGAGTTCCAGAGAAGTTGGGTGGACTGAATGGATATGAAGCAATCAAAAGACAGTTGCAGAAATCAGTCTTTGAATCCTTGAAAATATCTGAGTTTGAAACATCCTGGGATGAAATGATCAAGCGGCATGAACTGGGGAATAATAAATGGCTTCAGACATTGTATGAGGATCGGAAAAACTGGGTTCCAGTCTACTTAAAGGACACATTTTTTGCCGGAATGATTCCTATCCGTGAAAATGAGAGCTTGCCTGCATTTTTTGACGGTTATGTACATAAACATACATCTTTCAAGGAGTTTGTTGACAAGTATGACCTAGCTCTTCATAGGAAGCGAATGAAAGAGGTTGTGGCAGATCTAGAGTCGAGAACGTCAAGCTTTGAATTGCAAACAAGATGCAATTTCGAAGTGCAACTATGTAAAGTGTACACGAGAGAAATTTTCAAGAGGTTCCAATTGGAGGTTGAGGGAATGGCCTCCTGCTTCAATACAAGGCAAGTCAATGTCAATGGGCCCATAGTAACCTACATGGTTAAACAACGAGTTGAAGTTGAAGGAACTGAGAAGGAAATCCGATGTTACGAGGTTCTGTATGAAACTACACAAGTAGATATCCGATGCATCTGCAGTTTGTTCAACTACAAAGGGTATCTGTGCAGGCATGCCTTAAGCGTTCTAAATTACAATGGTGTGGAAGTCATCCCATCCCGATACATATTGCCACGGTGGAGTAGAGATTTCAAGCGCAGGCATCTTCTGCATGAAGGATCGAGTAATATTGACGTGAACGACCCAGCATACTGGCACGACCATCTTTATAAGCTCGCTCTTCCAGTTGCAGAAGAAGGGGCACAATCCGAGGTACATTATAAGACTACCTTACAAGCattggaggagttgttgaatAAGTTTCATCTTGTAGAGGATACCCTCAATGTAACAGAACAGTAA
- the LOC126805548 gene encoding vesicle-associated membrane protein 711, producing MAVLYTLVARGSVVLAEFSAAATNASAISRQILDKIPGDSDTHVSYSQDRYIFHVKRTDGLTVLCMADETAGRRMPFSFLEDIHQRFVRSYGRAVLTAQAYGMNDEFSRVLSQQMEYYSNDPNADRINRLKGEMSQVRNVMIENIDKVLERGDRLELLVDKTANMQGNTFRFRKQARRFRSTVWWRNVKLTIALILVVLVVIYVVLAFVCHGLLLPTCLG from the exons ATGGCGGTACTCTACACTCTCGTGGCGCGTGGATCGGTCGTCCTCGCTGAGTTCAGCGCCGCCGCGACCAACGCATCCGCCATATCCCGCCAAATTCTCGACAAAATTCCCGGCGACAGCGACACGCACGTCTCCTATTCCCAAGATCGCTACATCTTCCACGTCAAGCGCACCGACGGCCTCACCGTCCTCTGTATGGCCGACGAGACCGCCGGCA GGAGGATGCCGTTTTCGTTTCTTGAAGACATCCACCAGCGATTCGTGAGGAGCTACGGCCGCGCCGTGCTGACGGCTCAGGCCTACGGCATGAACGACGAgttttctagggttttgagCCAGCAGATGGAGTACTACTCCAACGATCCTAATGCCGATAGGATTAATCGCCTCAAAGGCGAGATGAGCCAG GTGCGTAATGTGATGATTGAGAACATTGATAAAGTGTTGGAGAGAGGTGATCGGCTGGAGTTGCTGGTTGATAAGACTGCTAATATGCAAGGGAACACTTTTCGATTCCGAAAACAAGCTCGCCGCTTTAGAAGCACTGTTTGGTGGAGAAACGTTAAGCTCAC GATCGCATTGATACTTGTTGTGCTAGTGGTAATCTATGTCGTGCTGGCTTTTGTTTGCCATGGCCTTTTACTACCCACCTGCTTGGGTTGA